Proteins from one Chitinophaga oryzae genomic window:
- a CDS encoding LamG-like jellyroll fold domain-containing protein translates to MFAIPYPELSDTAITYSFWLRQLPWEASGYADATFGWHTNQHAISVSKDSILFFFADSTYRSIFLETPVIRVKSRLSTSYFIHIVVVCKRTGATLYISGVKAGTIDGVLSLQGSPAGNFSGYLQNMNMDELIIYNRSLTQEEVEQLEASYSPEYPIYQTLSVQASAPEGTTSGEGVRLIISPNPTAGTFRINKEIDVENGMAVLSDLSGKEVFRTYLTTHTVTLPEKVLPGVYVFRLRTKDGKIYNTKVVVGSGNTF, encoded by the coding sequence TTGTTTGCCATCCCCTATCCGGAGCTCTCCGATACCGCTATCACTTATTCATTTTGGCTAAGACAGCTTCCCTGGGAAGCCTCCGGCTATGCAGATGCAACTTTTGGTTGGCATACCAACCAGCATGCCATCAGCGTTTCCAAAGACAGTATTCTTTTTTTCTTTGCTGATTCAACCTATAGAAGCATATTCCTCGAAACACCTGTTATCAGAGTAAAAAGCAGGCTAAGCACCAGTTATTTTATTCATATAGTAGTAGTGTGTAAAAGAACCGGCGCAACTTTATATATCTCCGGTGTTAAGGCAGGCACCATTGACGGAGTGCTTTCGCTACAAGGTTCCCCTGCCGGCAACTTTAGTGGTTACCTTCAGAATATGAATATGGATGAGCTGATCATTTATAACAGGAGCCTGACCCAGGAGGAAGTTGAACAACTGGAGGCTTCCTATTCCCCGGAATACCCGATATATCAGACACTGTCCGTGCAGGCATCCGCACCGGAAGGAACAACATCCGGCGAGGGTGTGAGGCTGATCATTTCTCCAAATCCCACTGCCGGGACCTTCCGGATCAACAAGGAAATAGACGTGGAAAACGGGATGGCTGTACTATCAGACCTGTCGGGGAAAGAGGTGTTTCGTACCTATCTGACCACTCATACCGTAACGCTGCCGGAGAAAGTGCTGCCTGGCGTATATGTGTTCAGGTTAAGGACAAAAGACGGGAAGATCTACAATACCAAAGTAGTAGTAGGTAGTGGCAACACCTTTTAA
- a CDS encoding cyclase family protein yields the protein MKIIDLSKTIEYNKQDPWFMRIRVKHKPHRQSRALIRFFLGLPAKLFPKGFQGWADDKIVSMGVHAATHIDAPWHYAPEVNGQPAKTIDQIPLEWCYGDGVVINMTHKADFEEITLADIRENLQQTGAVIQPGTIVLIYTGRDQYIGTREYPMRGTGMSAEATHWLIDQGVKVMGIDQWGFDLPLKYMVQKAKAEGKSDYFWQAHLVGQQKEYCHMEQLVNLGALPPHGFKVAVFPLKIKGASAAPARVVAMI from the coding sequence ATGAAAATCATTGACCTGTCCAAAACGATCGAATACAATAAGCAGGACCCCTGGTTTATGCGTATCCGTGTCAAACACAAGCCGCACCGGCAAAGCCGCGCGCTGATCCGTTTTTTCCTGGGCCTGCCGGCGAAGCTGTTCCCCAAAGGATTTCAGGGCTGGGCAGACGATAAGATCGTGAGCATGGGCGTTCATGCCGCCACGCACATTGATGCGCCGTGGCATTATGCGCCGGAAGTAAACGGTCAGCCTGCCAAAACCATCGACCAGATACCGCTCGAATGGTGCTATGGCGACGGTGTGGTGATCAACATGACCCATAAGGCAGATTTCGAGGAGATAACGCTGGCGGATATACGGGAGAACCTGCAACAGACCGGGGCTGTTATCCAACCGGGCACGATCGTATTAATTTATACGGGGCGCGACCAGTACATCGGTACGCGTGAATACCCGATGCGCGGCACCGGTATGAGCGCGGAGGCCACCCACTGGCTGATAGACCAGGGCGTGAAAGTGATGGGCATCGATCAGTGGGGATTTGATCTTCCCCTGAAATATATGGTACAAAAGGCCAAAGCAGAAGGAAAAAGCGATTATTTCTGGCAGGCGCACCTGGTGGGCCAGCAGAAAGAATACTGCCATATGGAGCAGCTGGTCAACCTCGGCGCGTTGCCACCGCACGGTTTTAAAGTGGCGGTGTTCCCGCTGAAGATCAAAGGCGCCAGCGCCGCGCCGGCGCGGGTAGTAGCGATGATATAA
- the hxpB gene encoding hexitol phosphatase HxpB encodes MINTVIFDMDGLLVDSEPLWGIAMREVFATVGVTLSPELTHKTTGLRTREVVSYWHSYFKWEGKSAEQVTNEIIDSVTTKIIAEGKAMEGLQYILEFFKAKDFKIGLASSSPLRLIEAVLAHLDIREYFQAAYSAEFEDYGKPHPAVYLACAKALHADPLDCIAFEDSVTGMTAAKAARMTTVVVPEPHNRHDPRYALANMQLDSLLDFNDHRLTLLLQH; translated from the coding sequence ATGATCAATACGGTAATATTCGATATGGATGGCCTGCTGGTGGACTCAGAGCCACTGTGGGGCATTGCGATGAGAGAAGTTTTTGCGACGGTGGGCGTCACCCTGTCCCCCGAACTGACCCACAAAACCACCGGGCTTCGCACCCGGGAGGTAGTCAGCTACTGGCACAGCTATTTTAAGTGGGAAGGCAAAAGTGCGGAGCAGGTCACCAACGAAATCATTGACAGCGTAACGACTAAGATCATCGCGGAAGGCAAGGCGATGGAAGGGCTGCAATACATCCTGGAGTTTTTCAAAGCGAAGGATTTTAAAATCGGACTGGCCTCCTCTTCTCCCCTGCGGCTGATTGAGGCGGTGCTGGCCCACCTTGATATCCGGGAATACTTTCAGGCGGCATATTCTGCAGAGTTCGAGGATTATGGTAAACCGCATCCGGCCGTGTACCTGGCCTGCGCCAAAGCGCTGCACGCCGATCCGCTGGACTGTATCGCTTTTGAAGACTCCGTTACCGGCATGACCGCCGCCAAAGCAGCGCGGATGACTACCGTGGTGGTGCCGGAGCCGCATAACCGTCACGACCCGCGTTATGCGCTTGCCAACATGCAGCTGGATTCCCTGCTGGACTTCAACGACCATCGGCTGACACTGCTCCTGCAACACTAA
- a CDS encoding nitrite reductase has translation MQSFRTELENPIVQQDIIDLEKKIRLFREGAITDEKFRSLRLARGVYGQRQPGVQMVRIKLPYGKMTLQQWKRITEVSDEYATSNLHLTTRQDVQIHYVSLDRTPELWHTLEQDEITIREACGNTVRNITASDRAGIDPEEPFDVTPYADATFRYFLRNPVSQEMGRKIKIAFSSSEKDTAWAFMHDFGMIPKVKIIDGREVRGFKVLVGGGLGAQPFLAKPVYEFLETDLLIPYIENVLRVFDRYGERTSRNKARMKFLIQKIGMEEFERLVKEEYKAVKVKSVPVDAAAWPATQPPVIGEIPAYTIKNPAKYEAWKKTNVFEQKQKGYYGAYVKITLGNIGSAVSRQLIEALRPVIADDVRVTANQGLLLKFILPEHLPYVYSALEAAGFAEPGFDSIADITACPGTDTCNLGISNSTGISKVLESVITDEFPDLIYNKDIKIKISGCMNSCGQHGIASIGFHGSSMKSAGKVLPALQVLLGGGIVGDGVGRVADKVIKVPSRRGPDVLRSLLHDYEINGAENELFNDYYDRQGEKYFYELLKPLADLTTLTPADFIDWGQVENYATAIGVGECAGVIIDLVATLLLEAEEKIELATLAISKGAYADGIYHAYSTFVQGAKALLLGEGVSGNTQIGIINDFDKHFVATGKFSFETDFKTQVLQINGNEPTESFANAYFQQALSFYNAAQVYRQKTAEPAQA, from the coding sequence ATGCAAAGCTTCAGAACAGAACTTGAAAATCCCATTGTACAACAGGATATCATCGACCTGGAGAAGAAGATCCGCCTGTTCCGCGAAGGGGCTATCACGGACGAAAAATTCCGTAGCCTCCGGCTGGCGAGAGGGGTGTATGGTCAGCGTCAGCCCGGTGTGCAAATGGTGCGCATCAAATTACCCTATGGTAAAATGACACTGCAACAGTGGAAACGTATTACAGAAGTATCCGACGAATATGCTACCAGCAACCTGCACCTGACTACCCGCCAGGATGTGCAGATACACTACGTGAGCCTCGACAGAACACCGGAACTGTGGCACACGCTGGAACAGGACGAAATCACCATCCGCGAAGCCTGCGGTAACACCGTCCGCAACATCACCGCTTCCGACCGCGCCGGCATCGATCCGGAGGAACCGTTTGATGTAACACCTTATGCAGACGCCACCTTCCGCTACTTCCTGCGCAACCCTGTCAGCCAGGAGATGGGCCGTAAAATAAAAATCGCTTTTTCCTCTTCTGAAAAAGATACTGCCTGGGCTTTCATGCACGACTTCGGCATGATCCCCAAAGTGAAAATCATCGACGGCAGGGAAGTAAGAGGCTTCAAAGTATTGGTAGGCGGCGGTTTGGGCGCACAGCCCTTCCTGGCTAAACCGGTATATGAGTTCCTGGAAACAGACCTCCTCATCCCTTACATCGAAAACGTATTGCGCGTGTTCGACCGCTATGGCGAAAGGACCAGCCGCAACAAAGCCCGCATGAAATTCCTTATCCAGAAAATAGGCATGGAGGAGTTTGAACGCCTCGTCAAAGAGGAATACAAAGCGGTGAAAGTGAAAAGCGTACCGGTAGACGCTGCTGCATGGCCGGCAACACAACCGCCGGTGATTGGTGAAATCCCCGCTTACACCATTAAAAATCCGGCAAAATACGAAGCCTGGAAAAAGACCAACGTATTTGAACAGAAGCAGAAAGGCTACTACGGCGCTTACGTGAAAATTACCCTTGGCAACATCGGCTCTGCTGTCAGCCGCCAGCTGATAGAAGCGCTGCGCCCGGTGATCGCGGACGATGTGCGAGTGACCGCCAACCAGGGACTGCTGCTGAAGTTCATCCTGCCGGAACACCTGCCGTACGTATACAGCGCACTGGAAGCCGCCGGCTTCGCTGAACCGGGATTCGACAGCATCGCGGACATCACCGCCTGCCCCGGCACGGATACCTGCAACCTCGGTATCTCCAACAGCACCGGTATCTCCAAAGTGCTGGAATCCGTTATCACCGACGAATTCCCCGACCTGATCTACAACAAGGACATCAAAATAAAAATCAGCGGCTGTATGAACTCCTGCGGCCAGCACGGTATCGCCAGCATCGGCTTCCATGGCTCTTCCATGAAAAGCGCCGGTAAAGTGCTGCCAGCCCTTCAGGTATTGCTGGGCGGCGGTATCGTAGGCGACGGCGTAGGCCGCGTAGCGGACAAAGTGATCAAAGTGCCCAGCCGCCGCGGCCCCGACGTACTGCGCAGCCTCCTGCATGACTACGAAATCAACGGCGCGGAAAATGAACTGTTCAACGATTACTACGACCGCCAGGGCGAAAAGTATTTCTACGAACTGCTGAAACCGCTGGCAGACCTGACCACCCTTACCCCGGCAGACTTTATCGACTGGGGCCAGGTGGAAAACTATGCCACCGCCATCGGCGTAGGCGAGTGCGCCGGCGTCATCATCGACCTGGTAGCTACCTTGCTGCTGGAAGCGGAAGAGAAAATCGAACTCGCTACCCTCGCTATCAGCAAAGGCGCTTATGCAGACGGTATCTATCACGCTTACTCCACCTTTGTACAGGGCGCTAAAGCGCTGCTGCTCGGCGAAGGCGTCAGCGGTAACACCCAGATCGGCATTATCAACGATTTCGATAAACACTTTGTAGCTACCGGTAAATTCAGCTTCGAAACAGACTTCAAGAC